In one Lolium rigidum isolate FL_2022 chromosome 3, APGP_CSIRO_Lrig_0.1, whole genome shotgun sequence genomic region, the following are encoded:
- the LOC124704739 gene encoding uncharacterized protein LOC124704739 — MACRRRCGCREAVLWAALWQSLLLPWTLGVSTPAKAAEPVVVAGPVSRVEDARLFHIYYGQAFKVIKNTWDGKSYLLMQNTSKMATKTKYCTGRIKSFVIPIANYSVDTTASPVSFFELLGVLDNLKGITSGQVASQCVLQAYASGNVQLVNKTDAQKLLQFSTHFIGSTDEDKGCNFAAYVPSEEDTPLQRAEWIKYLGTFTNSEDRANAVYDAIKTNYLCLSKAAANLSTRFKPIVAWIEYTEGVWTFVKESYKLQYVTDAGAETVDATITDKRFNISDPEDMDNLHAILCTVDVVIDQTYASDPAKYKLSTFLDNINVGRDSCFSFVTNQSVWRFDKRIGDSKTLDWFDGAISQPQLVLADLIEAFFQTGNYTTIYFRNLAKEEGVTELDPAMCSRSISTPMEPTILPCQ; from the exons ATGGCTTGCCGGCGGCGGTGTGGCTGCAGGGAAGCGGTGCTGTGGGCGGCGCTGTGGCAGTCTCTGCTCCTGCCGTGGACGCTGGGCGTGAGCACGCCGGCGAAGGCTGCCGAGCCAGTGGTGGTGGCCGGGCCAGTATCCAGGGTGGAGGATGCAAGGCTGTTCCACATATACTACGGCCAGGCATTCAAGGTCATCAAGAACACCTGGGACGGCAAGAGCTACCTTCTCATGCAG AACACGTCCAAGATGGCGACCAAGACCAAGTACTGCACGGGAAGGATCAAGTCCTTCGTGATCCCCATCGCCAATTACTCCGTCGACACCACGGCTTCTCCAG TGTCATTTTTTGAG CTACTTGGAGTGCTAGATAACTTGAAAGGGATAACATCAGGTCAGGTTGCCTCTCAGTGCGTGCTCCAAGCGTATGCAAGTGGAAATGTGCAGCTTGTGAACAAGACAGACGCACAGAAACTATTACAGTTTAGCACACATTTCATCGGCAGTACAGATGAAGATAAAGGTTGCAATTTTGCAGCTTATGTACCATCAGAAGAGGATACACCGTTGCAG AGGGCCGAGTGGATCAAATACCTGGGGACATTCACAAACTCCGAAGACAGGGCTAATGCAGTATATGATGCA ATTAAGACAAACTATTTGTGCTTAAGCAAAGCAGCTGCGAACCTCAGTACCCGATTCAAACCCATAGTAGCATGGATTGAATACACAGAG GGAGTGTGGACATTTGTCAAAGAAAGTTACAAGTTACAG TATGTCACAGATGCAGGCGCAGAAACTGTTGATGCAACTATTACTGATAAGAGATTCAACATTTCCGATCCAGAGGATATGGACAACCTACATGCTATTCTTTGT ACAGTAGATGTGGTCATAGATCAGACATATGCCTCAGATCCGGCAAAGTACAAGCTATCCACATTTTTGGATAATATTAATGTGGGCCGTGACTCTTGTTTCAGTTTTGTTACTAACCAAAGTGTATGGAGATTTGACAAGAGAATAGGGGATTCAAAGACACTTG ATTGGTTTGATGGAGCTATCTCCCAGCCACAGTTGGTTCTGGCTGATCTAATAGAAGCTTTCTTCCAAACGGGAAACTATACAACAATTTACTTCAGGAACCTTGCAAAG GAAGAGGGGGTCACAGAACTAGACCCTGCAATGTGTAGTAGGAGCATATCCACACCAATGGAGCCTACGATCCTGCCCTGCCAATGA